The stretch of DNA ACCGCGTTCCCCGACCTCAAGACGCTCTATTCGAGCAACGGCAACCCCGAGCTCGATGCGGAGCACGCCTACAACCTCGACGCCGGAATCAGCGTGCGCGGCCTGGGGCCGCTATGGGCCGACGTGACCTACTTTCGCTGCGACGCCTTTGATCTGATCGGCAAGAAGGATCTTGGCAACAGCTATACCTTCGAGAACGTGGACCGCGCGCTGATCAGCGGCGTGGAGAGCGACCTGAAGCTGCAACTGTTCGACGAGCTGCTCTATGCCAAAGTGAGCCACACCTGGATGCAGACCCAGGACCGTCGCGGCGAACGCAAACTCAAGTCGCTGGACTTCCGGCCCGAGCAGCGCCTGGCCGCGGACCTGCGCCTGAACTTCGGCTTCGGCTTATCCCTGGCTGCCCAATATTTCTACACCGGCGAACGCCGCTACGAGCTGCAAGGGCGCGAGGCCACTATCGAGACTATGCCCGAATACGGCCTGACCAACGCGCGCGTGGCCCAACGCTTCAACTGGCGGGGCGGCCGCTACGCCCTGGAGCTGTTCGTACAGGGACGCAACCTGTTCGACGTGTACTACGAACAGTCGCCGCAAAAAGCCGCCCCCGGCCGCAACCTCTACGGCGGCCTCTCGCTGGAGTTCTGAAGAAAGATCGATCTTTGTGTGTAGGTGGGGCACCTTTGAGGTGCCCGCAAAACTCGCGCAGCACGACCATCATTGTTCAACGCTAAGCCCCGCGTCGCGGCGAGCATCGTTGGTCAATGATTATGGTCGCTCGCGTGCCATACCGTGTCCGGCAGTCTACTCCTCGATAATCAGCACCTCGTAGGGTTCGAGGGTAATCGCGCCCTTAAGCGCCTCAGGGCGTTGGGCGCTGCTCAGCAACAGGCGTCCGTCCACGGGCGCATCCAGGGCCTGCGGCTTTCCGCTGAAGTTCAGCGTCACGAGCACCGACTGATCCTGCGTAGTGCGCCTAAATGCGAACAGCCCGGGCCGCGGATCGCCCAGCGGCTGATAGTCGCCGGATTGCAGTGCCGTCGTGCGTTTGCGCAGCCAGATCAGCCGTCGATAGAAGCTCAGCAGCGAGTTCGGATCAGCGGACGCGCTTTGTACGCAAAGCTCGTCGGCCTGCTGATCGATGGGCAGCCAGGGCTCGCCCGCGCTGAACCCCGCGCCCGCTCCGGGCTGCCAGAGCATGGGCGTGCGGCTGGCGTCGCGCCCCTGGTACAGCGGCCAGGCCAGATGGCCCAGCGGGTCGCGTACTGCCG from Candidatus Alcyoniella australis encodes:
- a CDS encoding TonB-dependent receptor, whose protein sequence is TAFPDLKTLYSSNGNPELDAEHAYNLDAGISVRGLGPLWADVTYFRCDAFDLIGKKDLGNSYTFENVDRALISGVESDLKLQLFDELLYAKVSHTWMQTQDRRGERKLKSLDFRPEQRLAADLRLNFGFGLSLAAQYFYTGERRYELQGREATIETMPEYGLTNARVAQRFNWRGGRYALELFVQGRNLFDVYYEQSPQKAAPGRNLYGGLSLEF